TTTATTGATTTTGCCCAGCCTGCACGAAGGTTTGTCTTATGTATGCATAGAGGCTCAAGTGGCCGGTACGTTAGTTATCGCAAATAACATTATAGGAATGCGCTGTTTGATTGAAGACGGTATAACTGGTTTTCTGGTGGAAAATAATAATATTATGCAATATGTTGAGATCATTCTCAAGATTCATAAAAAAATAACTTCTACTGAAGCCATTCGGCGGCAGGCCAAAGAAAATGTAGCCCGCTTTTCCCGAGAACACTTCATACCAGCTTATCTTTCATTTTTGAGTGGGTTGCTTCGCGAGTAAGTTAAACTTATGCTGATCTGCCCGACTTAATTTAATGGAAAAATTTTATAAATGTGTGTTGTGTGCGGGCCATGTACTTGTATGAGCAAATCACCTGACTCAGGTTCGGCGAATTGAAGAAGAAGCATGTAGTCGTAGTTCATGGAACTAGTAGCACGTCAGGGTGCATCATCAGATAATGTGAAGTCTCAGATTGGCCAAAATCTTTTTGCACTTTATTCGCTAAGCTGGAAGCGAGGGGGGTATATCGTAGAGCTTGGTGCAACCAATGGTGTGAATCTCAGCAACACATATTTACTTGAAAAAGATTTTGGCTGGAATGAAATACTTGCAGAGCCAGCGAAAGTTTGGCATATATATTTGGTAAGTAATCGATCGGCCGCTGTTGACTTTGATTGGGTATGGGAAGAGAGTGGTCAATCATTGCCGTTCGCCGTTGTTAAGAGAGTGCTGAATTTTTGACTCTCAGCGCTTTTTCTCAAGCAGATATTCACGAGAAAACTACAAAATCTGCGGACTGGCAAACAGTAAACACGGCGTCGATCCGCGACCTGTTGGAGCGGCATCGGGCGCCTGCCGCGGTCCATTACCTATCCATCGATATAGAAGGTAGTGAGTTAGAGATACTGAATGCCTTTGATTTTGGCCGCAATATCTTTTCAGTAATTACCTGTGAGCATAACTTTTCTAACCAGCGAAAAGACATTTACAATTCACTTGTTCGTAACGGTTATGTGTACGCCTTTGAGGGGCTGTTGGTCCCGGGGATGCTTGGTATGTTCACGCTTCGATCCGAAGCAGATTTGATGAGGTGAGGGCTTGAAGCGAAGTTTTGATGTTATCTTGGCGTCGTTGGTGGTTTTGAGCCTAGCTCCTATTTTGGTCTTTATTGCTTTATTGGTTCGATTGACCTCGACGGGCTCTATATTTTATTGGTCAGATCGCATGGGGCGGTGCAATCGTATCTTCAAAATGCCAAAA
Above is a window of Pseudomonadota bacterium DNA encoding:
- a CDS encoding FkbM family methyltransferase, coding for MTLSAFSQADIHEKTTKSADWQTVNTASIRDLLERHRAPAAVHYLSIDIEGSELEILNAFDFGRNIFSVITCEHNFSNQRKDIYNSLVRNGYVYAFEGLLVPGMLGMFTLRSEADLMR